Proteins from a single region of Flaviflexus salsibiostraticola:
- a CDS encoding MFS transporter: protein MTQVKPEIILNERKPEDRRVAVGTLVGTAVEWYDFFIYANAAAIVLAPLFFDPFVASSGELAGRLVSFATVGISFFFRPLGAAVAGHYGDKIGRKSMLVATLILMGAATFLIGLLPTYAQIGFWAPALLLVLRIAQGFAAGGEWGGAALMAVEHAPAKKRGLFGGFPQIGVPLGMLMATVALWAVDSLTTEAQFLSWGWRIPFLFSIVLIVIGTVIRLGVSESPVMEEIAQNEEQVRLPIVEMFRTSWRPLVRMALIFMGNGVAGYMIAGGYVLSYTVNDLGLERETILTLISLTSASWIGTTLLAAWASDRITRKTTYLIGFGSQLLWVFPLFMLIDTESYLLIGLALIVLSFPLGFTYGQQAATFAEAFPAKIRYSGAGLANAIGAILGGAFAPLIATALQANFGTSMAVAAYIFAVTVIALIATITMKDMTGRPLTSEADGELNQIIEKIAAETDAIPVTFERGAGF, encoded by the coding sequence ATGACACAGGTGAAGCCCGAGATCATTCTCAATGAGAGAAAGCCGGAGGACCGCAGGGTCGCTGTCGGCACGCTCGTAGGAACGGCGGTGGAGTGGTACGACTTCTTCATCTACGCCAATGCTGCGGCAATCGTTCTCGCCCCGCTCTTCTTCGATCCCTTCGTCGCGAGCTCGGGCGAACTGGCAGGACGACTCGTCTCGTTCGCCACCGTCGGCATCTCGTTCTTCTTCCGGCCGCTCGGTGCGGCGGTGGCGGGACACTACGGCGACAAGATCGGCCGCAAGTCCATGCTCGTTGCGACCCTCATACTCATGGGCGCCGCCACCTTCCTCATCGGCCTGCTGCCGACGTATGCGCAGATCGGATTCTGGGCGCCCGCACTCCTCCTCGTCCTCCGCATCGCCCAGGGCTTCGCGGCCGGCGGTGAGTGGGGCGGCGCCGCCCTCATGGCGGTCGAGCATGCGCCCGCGAAGAAGCGCGGCCTGTTCGGCGGTTTCCCGCAGATCGGCGTGCCGCTCGGCATGCTCATGGCCACGGTCGCCCTCTGGGCGGTCGACAGCCTGACGACCGAGGCTCAGTTCCTCTCGTGGGGCTGGCGCATCCCCTTCCTCTTCTCGATCGTTCTCATCGTCATCGGCACCGTCATCCGCCTCGGCGTGTCCGAGTCGCCGGTCATGGAGGAGATCGCCCAGAACGAGGAGCAGGTGCGACTGCCCATCGTCGAGATGTTCCGCACCTCGTGGCGGCCGCTCGTCCGCATGGCCCTCATCTTCATGGGCAACGGCGTCGCCGGGTACATGATCGCGGGTGGCTACGTCCTGTCCTATACGGTCAACGATCTGGGGCTGGAGCGGGAGACGATACTGACCCTCATCTCCCTCACCTCCGCCTCCTGGATCGGGACCACGCTGCTCGCGGCCTGGGCGTCCGACAGGATCACCCGCAAGACGACCTACCTCATCGGCTTCGGCTCACAGCTGCTGTGGGTGTTCCCGCTTTTCATGCTCATCGACACCGAGAGCTACCTCCTCATCGGGCTCGCCCTCATCGTCCTCTCGTTCCCGCTCGGCTTCACCTACGGCCAGCAGGCCGCGACGTTCGCCGAGGCGTTCCCCGCGAAGATCCGCTACTCGGGCGCAGGCCTGGCCAATGCGATCGGCGCGATCCTCGGCGGCGCCTTTGCCCCGCTCATCGCCACCGCCCTCCAGGCGAACTTCGGCACATCGATGGCGGTCGCCGCCTACATCTTCGCCGTCACCGTCATCGCCCTCATCGCGACGATCACGATGAAGGACATGACGGGCCGCCCGCTCACGAGCGAGGCCGACGGCGAGCTCAACCAGATAATCGAGAAGATCGCCGCGGAGACGGACGCAATCCCCGTCACGTTCGAGCGTGGCGCAGGCTTCTGA
- a CDS encoding HAD family hydrolase, with protein sequence MRPDGVILDFGGVIALSRKNAGWQQRVAEEILALLGDAPLPLDRIADDLDAADTAYSLWRDAMSRPAEPVELSHESYVRDFIAADWPPASRNRLVGHESAICRAISRTQVTRTVRPGITRLLDWCGERSLPVAIASNALSGSVHREALDDFGFSRHITAQVYSDEAGVRKPNPALIHAAAAGLGLSASRCWYVGDRIDRDVLCSRRAGVAAVILTPVPHAPPRPFHVPVEPDHTLAKPGALVDILRPLF encoded by the coding sequence ATGAGGCCAGATGGCGTGATACTCGACTTCGGCGGCGTCATCGCCCTCTCCCGGAAGAACGCGGGCTGGCAGCAGCGTGTGGCGGAGGAGATCCTCGCCCTCCTGGGGGATGCACCCCTCCCCCTCGACCGGATCGCCGATGATCTCGACGCGGCCGACACAGCGTATTCACTCTGGCGGGATGCGATGTCGCGGCCCGCGGAACCGGTCGAGCTCAGCCACGAATCGTACGTCCGCGACTTCATCGCCGCCGACTGGCCACCGGCGTCACGGAATCGTCTCGTCGGCCACGAGTCCGCGATCTGCCGGGCGATCTCCCGCACCCAGGTCACCCGTACCGTGCGCCCCGGGATCACACGACTGCTCGACTGGTGCGGCGAGCGCAGCCTGCCCGTGGCAATCGCCTCCAATGCTCTGAGCGGTTCCGTCCACCGCGAGGCTCTCGACGACTTCGGCTTCAGCCGCCACATCACAGCCCAGGTCTATTCCGATGAGGCGGGGGTCCGCAAGCCCAACCCCGCCCTCATCCACGCGGCCGCCGCCGGCCTCGGGCTCTCGGCAAGCCGCTGCTGGTACGTCGGTGACAGAATCGACCGTGACGTCCTCTGCAGCCGACGGGCCGGCGTCGCCGCCGTCATCCTCACCCCCGTCCCGCACGCTCCCCCGCGCCCCTTCCACGTACCTGTCGAACCAGACCACACCCTCGCCAAACCGGGCGCTCTCGTCGACATCCTCCGCCCCCTCTTCTGA
- a CDS encoding NAD-dependent succinate-semialdehyde dehydrogenase: protein MSRIDELLTSIPTDLYINGEFRPSRSGERFDVYNPATGEVLTTVASAAPEDAAEALDLAVAAQEAWAATPPRTRSDILYRAFDLATTTYREDLALLMTLEMGKPLDQADGEVTYGASFLRWFAEEATRIRGDYFRIPEGHLQAIVVRRPVGPCLFITPWNFPLAMATRKAGPAFAAGNVAILKPSKETPLTSLFFAKIMHEAGLPAGVLAVIPSKSSRTITGPLIADPRLRKLSFTGSTAVGKALLKEASANVLRTSMELGGNAPFIVFEDADIDRAVEAAVATKLRNMGEACNAADHFFVHDDVYDEFTEKFTTALASQRVGDGTEDGVDVGPLVSQHQLDDVSGLVDRAVQAGAQITTGGRRIGEEGFFFEPTVITDIAHDAEIMTTEIFGPVAPVVRFSDEKDLVRIINADSVGLAGYFHTNSLPRILRLAEKLEIGMLGVNSATISNTAAPFGGMKQSGMGREGGKEGIEEYLETVYVGMPAPDLM from the coding sequence ATGTCCAGAATCGACGAGCTTCTGACCTCTATCCCCACCGACCTCTACATCAACGGCGAATTCCGGCCCTCCCGCTCCGGCGAGCGCTTCGATGTCTACAATCCGGCCACCGGCGAGGTCCTCACGACCGTCGCCAGCGCGGCACCGGAGGATGCCGCCGAGGCGCTTGATCTCGCGGTCGCCGCCCAGGAGGCCTGGGCCGCCACGCCACCGCGGACCCGCTCCGACATCCTCTACCGCGCCTTCGACCTCGCGACGACGACGTACCGCGAGGATCTCGCCCTCCTCATGACGCTGGAGATGGGCAAGCCCCTCGACCAGGCCGACGGCGAGGTCACCTACGGGGCGTCGTTCCTCCGCTGGTTCGCCGAGGAGGCGACGAGGATCCGGGGCGACTACTTCCGCATCCCCGAGGGGCACCTCCAGGCGATCGTCGTCCGCCGTCCCGTCGGGCCCTGCCTCTTCATCACACCCTGGAACTTCCCGCTGGCCATGGCCACCCGCAAGGCCGGCCCCGCGTTCGCCGCGGGCAACGTCGCCATCCTCAAGCCGTCGAAGGAGACCCCGCTGACCTCGCTGTTCTTTGCGAAGATCATGCACGAGGCGGGCCTGCCCGCCGGGGTCCTCGCCGTCATCCCCTCGAAGTCCTCCCGGACGATCACCGGCCCCCTCATTGCCGACCCGCGGCTGCGCAAGCTCTCGTTCACCGGCTCGACCGCCGTGGGCAAGGCCCTCCTCAAGGAGGCCTCCGCCAACGTTCTGCGCACCTCGATGGAGCTCGGCGGCAATGCCCCCTTCATCGTCTTCGAGGATGCCGACATCGACCGGGCCGTCGAGGCCGCGGTCGCGACGAAGCTGCGGAACATGGGCGAGGCGTGCAACGCCGCCGACCATTTCTTCGTCCACGATGACGTGTACGACGAGTTCACGGAGAAGTTCACGACGGCCCTCGCCTCCCAGAGGGTGGGCGATGGGACGGAGGACGGCGTCGACGTCGGCCCGCTCGTCTCCCAGCATCAGCTCGATGACGTGAGCGGCCTCGTCGACCGCGCCGTCCAGGCCGGTGCCCAGATCACGACCGGCGGCCGGAGGATCGGCGAGGAGGGCTTCTTCTTCGAGCCCACCGTCATCACCGATATCGCCCACGATGCCGAGATCATGACGACCGAGATCTTCGGACCGGTCGCCCCCGTCGTCCGGTTCTCCGACGAGAAGGACCTCGTGCGCATCATCAACGCCGATTCAGTGGGTCTGGCCGGCTACTTCCATACGAACAGCCTGCCGAGGATCCTGCGGCTCGCCGAGAAGCTCGAGATCGGCATGCTCGGCGTCAACAGCGCCACCATCTCCAATACGGCCGCACCGTTCGGTGGGATGAAGCAGTCCGGCATGGGCCGCGAGGGCGGCAAGGAGGGCATCGAGGAGTACCTCGAGACCGTCTACGTCGGCATGCCCGCACCCGACCTCATGTGA
- a CDS encoding fumarylacetoacetate hydrolase family protein codes for MNTISDTLGHPVGKVIAVHLAYPSRAEQRGRIPAEASYFFKAPSSLAGPGEVVRPEGTELLVFEAEIALVIGTAGRNISEEDAWSHVGWVTAANDMGLLDFRAADKGSNVRSKSGDGMTPIGPRLIDAATVDPSALRIRASVDGEVVQDDSSSTLLFSFAHFIADLSRFMTLEPGDVILTGTPAGSSVLAPGQSVTIELTSETDPSITSGELTTTVVAGPPLADIGSAPKADDRQRIDAWGSREAAGLESFELTPELRERLSKVAVATLSSQMRQKGYPNVSIDGVHPMKPGTTLVGRARTLRYVAHRPDLFRAHGGGYNAQKRAVDTVNEGEVLVMEARSFEFAGTLGDILALRAKVRGAAGIITDGAVRDWGPVGDVDLPVFAQAAHPSVLGRVHIPWSVDDTITCGGVTVQPGDVIVGDDDGALVIPPHMVLEILAASEQQEAEEEFIALMVADGHPVEGLYPMNAAWRARFEEWASAR; via the coding sequence TTGAACACCATCTCGGACACGCTCGGCCATCCCGTGGGGAAGGTCATCGCCGTTCACCTGGCGTACCCCTCCCGGGCGGAGCAGCGCGGGCGGATCCCGGCGGAGGCCTCGTACTTCTTCAAGGCGCCGTCGTCGCTGGCCGGCCCGGGGGAGGTCGTCCGCCCCGAGGGCACCGAGCTGCTCGTGTTCGAGGCCGAGATCGCCCTCGTCATCGGCACCGCCGGCCGGAACATCTCGGAGGAGGACGCGTGGAGCCACGTCGGGTGGGTCACCGCCGCGAATGACATGGGCCTGCTCGACTTCCGCGCGGCGGACAAGGGCTCGAACGTGCGCTCGAAGTCAGGCGACGGCATGACGCCGATCGGGCCGCGCCTCATCGACGCTGCGACCGTTGATCCCTCCGCGCTGCGGATCAGGGCCTCCGTCGACGGTGAGGTCGTCCAGGACGATTCGTCCAGCACCCTCCTCTTCAGCTTCGCCCACTTCATCGCCGACCTGTCGCGCTTCATGACCCTCGAGCCCGGCGATGTCATCCTCACCGGCACTCCGGCGGGATCCTCGGTTCTCGCACCGGGCCAGAGCGTCACAATCGAGCTCACATCCGAGACCGATCCCTCCATCACCTCCGGCGAGCTGACGACGACGGTTGTCGCCGGCCCGCCGCTCGCCGACATCGGCTCCGCGCCGAAGGCCGACGATCGCCAGCGCATCGACGCCTGGGGCAGCCGCGAGGCGGCCGGCCTCGAGTCTTTCGAGCTGACGCCGGAACTGCGTGAGCGTCTGTCGAAGGTCGCGGTGGCGACGCTGTCGTCGCAGATGAGGCAGAAGGGCTACCCCAACGTCTCCATCGACGGCGTCCACCCGATGAAGCCGGGCACGACGCTCGTCGGCCGGGCGCGCACGCTCCGCTACGTGGCCCACCGCCCCGACCTCTTCAGAGCCCACGGCGGTGGATACAACGCGCAGAAGCGGGCCGTCGACACGGTCAACGAAGGCGAGGTCCTTGTCATGGAGGCCCGCTCCTTCGAGTTCGCCGGCACCCTCGGCGACATCCTCGCCCTGCGGGCAAAGGTGCGCGGCGCAGCCGGCATCATCACCGATGGGGCAGTTCGGGACTGGGGCCCGGTCGGCGACGTCGATCTGCCGGTCTTCGCGCAGGCCGCCCACCCCTCCGTACTCGGCCGCGTCCACATCCCGTGGAGCGTCGATGACACGATCACGTGTGGAGGGGTGACCGTCCAACCCGGCGATGTCATCGTCGGTGACGATGATGGCGCCCTCGTCATTCCCCCACATATGGTCCTCGAGATTCTTGCCGCATCGGAGCAGCAGGAGGCCGAGGAGGAGTTCATCGCCCTCATGGTGGCCGACGGCCATCCGGTCGAGGGTCTCTACCCGATGAACGCCGCATGGCGTGCGCGCTTCGAGGAGTGGGCCTCGGCCCGCTGA
- a CDS encoding aldehyde dehydrogenase: protein MADRPAGLPERIQHYYGGALHDSVSGEEFDVLEPTTNQNYITAAAGGAEDVDRAVAAAKKAFDEGPWPHMLPRERATILNRIADEVSKINDELAAIESYDSGLPIRQAKGQANRAAENFRFFADLIVAQVDGAFKMPGRQINYVNRKPLGVAGLITPWNTPFMQESWKLAPALASGCTAVLKPAEFTPVSANLWVGIMERAGVPEGVFNIVYGDGATAGDALVKHPDTNLISFTGSLATGKIVYANGAEHMKHLSLELGGKSPAIIFEDADFEKALDSTLFGVFSLNGERCTASSRILVQRPIYERFLEAYAERANRIVVGPPSDPMTELAALVHPEHYEKVTSYIEIGKSEARLIAGGGRPGHLPEGNYVEPTVFADVAPEARIFQEEIFGPVVAITPFDTEEEAIQLANDVEYGLAAYVWTNDIARAHNVAGAIESGMVWINSHNVRDLRTPFGGVKGSGLGHEGGYRSLDFYSIQQSIHVTLGDVHTTRFGASGYSENDLGLGGPSA from the coding sequence ATGGCTGACAGGCCTGCAGGACTTCCCGAGCGGATCCAGCACTACTACGGCGGTGCGCTCCACGATTCCGTGTCCGGGGAGGAGTTCGACGTCCTCGAGCCGACGACGAACCAGAACTACATCACCGCCGCCGCCGGCGGCGCCGAGGATGTCGACCGCGCCGTCGCGGCCGCGAAGAAGGCGTTCGACGAGGGCCCGTGGCCCCACATGCTGCCCCGGGAGCGGGCGACGATCCTCAACCGGATCGCCGACGAGGTCTCGAAGATCAACGACGAGCTCGCCGCCATCGAGTCCTACGACTCGGGCCTGCCGATCCGCCAGGCCAAGGGCCAGGCGAATCGGGCGGCCGAGAATTTCCGCTTCTTCGCGGACCTCATCGTCGCCCAGGTCGACGGCGCGTTCAAGATGCCGGGGCGGCAGATCAACTACGTCAACCGCAAGCCCCTCGGCGTCGCGGGTCTTATCACCCCGTGGAACACCCCGTTCATGCAGGAGTCGTGGAAGCTCGCGCCGGCGCTGGCCTCGGGATGCACGGCCGTGCTCAAGCCCGCCGAGTTCACGCCCGTCTCCGCCAACCTCTGGGTGGGGATCATGGAGCGGGCCGGAGTGCCCGAGGGCGTCTTCAATATCGTCTACGGCGATGGAGCGACGGCGGGTGATGCCCTCGTCAAGCACCCGGACACGAACCTCATCTCCTTCACGGGCTCGCTCGCGACAGGCAAGATCGTCTACGCGAACGGCGCCGAGCACATGAAGCACCTGTCGCTCGAGTTGGGCGGCAAGTCGCCCGCCATCATCTTCGAGGATGCCGACTTCGAGAAGGCCCTCGACTCGACCCTGTTCGGCGTCTTCTCCCTCAACGGGGAGCGCTGCACCGCGTCCTCCCGCATCCTCGTCCAGCGCCCGATCTATGAGCGGTTCCTCGAGGCCTACGCCGAGCGCGCGAACCGCATCGTTGTCGGCCCGCCGTCCGATCCGATGACCGAGCTCGCCGCGCTTGTCCACCCCGAGCACTACGAGAAGGTGACGAGCTACATCGAGATCGGCAAGAGCGAGGCCCGCCTCATCGCCGGCGGCGGCCGCCCGGGGCACCTGCCCGAGGGCAACTATGTCGAGCCGACGGTGTTCGCCGATGTCGCCCCCGAGGCGCGGATCTTCCAGGAGGAGATCTTCGGCCCGGTCGTCGCCATCACCCCCTTCGACACGGAGGAGGAGGCGATCCAACTCGCGAACGACGTCGAGTATGGTCTCGCCGCCTACGTGTGGACCAATGACATCGCCCGTGCGCACAACGTCGCCGGTGCGATCGAGTCCGGCATGGTCTGGATCAACTCCCACAATGTCCGCGACCTGCGCACCCCGTTCGGCGGTGTCAAGGGTTCCGGCCTCGGCCACGAGGGCGGGTACCGCTCGCTCGATTTCTACTCCATCCAGCAGTCCATCCACGTCACCCTCGGTGACGTGCACACGACCCGCTTCGGTGCCTCCGGCTATTCCGAGAACGATCTCGGCCTCGGCGGCCCCAGCGCCTGA
- the hpaD gene encoding 3,4-dihydroxyphenylacetate 2,3-dioxygenase: protein MSKKTFTSPDVPAPDILRCAYMELVVTDLAKSREFYVDILGLVVTEEDEDAIYLRSFEEFIHHNLVLRRGDEAAVAAFSYRVRSPEDVDRAEAYYQALGCETRRGDFTKGIRNALRVVDPLGFPYEFFYEVDHVERLAWAYELQGAGALVRLDHFNQVYPDVPFGADYLADLGFRKTEQIADENDVTYAAWFARKSTVHDTALTGGSGPAMHHVAFATHEKHNILYICDKLGALRQSDKIERGPGRHGVSNAFYLYLRDPDGHRVEIYTQDYYTGDPDNPTVTWDVHDNQRRDWWGNPVVPSWYTDASRVLDLDGNLQPLQERTEAKEIDVTIGADGFSYTRKGDAVAGFKLGEQV, encoded by the coding sequence ATGTCGAAGAAGACATTCACCAGCCCTGACGTTCCCGCGCCGGATATTCTCCGCTGCGCCTACATGGAGCTGGTCGTCACCGATCTCGCGAAGTCACGCGAGTTCTACGTCGATATCCTCGGGCTCGTCGTCACCGAAGAGGACGAGGACGCGATCTACCTGCGGTCCTTCGAGGAGTTCATCCACCACAATCTTGTCCTCCGCAGGGGCGACGAAGCCGCGGTGGCCGCGTTCTCGTACCGGGTGCGCAGCCCCGAGGATGTCGACAGGGCCGAGGCCTACTACCAGGCCCTCGGGTGCGAGACCCGCCGCGGCGATTTCACGAAGGGCATCCGCAACGCCCTCCGCGTCGTCGACCCGCTCGGCTTCCCCTACGAGTTCTTCTACGAGGTCGACCACGTCGAGCGTCTCGCCTGGGCGTACGAGCTTCAGGGCGCCGGCGCCCTCGTCAGGCTCGACCACTTCAACCAGGTCTACCCCGACGTGCCCTTCGGCGCGGACTACCTGGCGGACCTCGGATTCCGCAAGACCGAGCAGATCGCCGACGAGAACGATGTGACGTACGCGGCGTGGTTCGCCCGTAAGTCCACCGTCCACGACACGGCGCTGACCGGCGGCAGCGGCCCGGCCATGCACCACGTGGCGTTCGCGACCCACGAGAAGCACAACATTCTCTACATCTGCGACAAGCTCGGCGCGCTCCGTCAGTCGGACAAGATCGAGCGCGGCCCCGGCCGCCATGGTGTCTCGAACGCCTTCTACCTCTACCTGCGTGACCCGGACGGGCATCGCGTCGAGATCTACACGCAGGACTACTACACGGGTGATCCGGACAACCCGACCGTCACGTGGGATGTTCACGACAACCAGCGCCGCGACTGGTGGGGCAACCCCGTCGTGCCGTCCTGGTACACCGATGCCTCGCGGGTCCTCGACCTGGACGGGAACCTTCAGCCCCTCCAGGAGCGCACGGAGGCGAAGGAGATCGACGTCACCATTGGAGCCGACGGATTCTCGTACACCCGCAAGGGTGACGCCGTCGCCGGATTCAAGTTGGGTGAGCAGGTCTGA
- a CDS encoding GntR family transcriptional regulator has product MPRTAVSASKSDQVYHRLRTRIIDGYYSPGYRLVLSSLAVEFGVSTVPVREAIRWLESEGLVEYTHNVGAQVSRVDASSYAESMSVLAVLEGSVTALSAPHLTEADLEEAEAYNREMTLMTQAPSFDSNVYRRLNGHFHRVLCLRCPNERMHSLMTTEAERVNRIRRTSFRFTSERSRLSVEQHDHLLHLIRIGADSGEIELYARNHKLDSMREALLTDDV; this is encoded by the coding sequence ATGCCCAGAACGGCAGTATCGGCATCGAAATCCGATCAGGTCTACCACAGGCTGCGCACCCGCATCATCGACGGGTACTACAGCCCGGGGTACCGCCTGGTGCTCTCCTCCCTCGCGGTGGAGTTCGGAGTGTCGACTGTTCCAGTGCGCGAGGCGATTCGCTGGCTGGAGTCCGAGGGGCTCGTGGAATACACACACAATGTTGGCGCACAGGTGTCCCGCGTGGATGCCTCGAGCTACGCGGAGTCGATGAGCGTCCTCGCTGTCCTCGAAGGGTCGGTCACCGCACTGTCGGCGCCGCACCTGACGGAGGCCGACCTGGAAGAGGCGGAGGCCTACAACCGGGAGATGACGCTCATGACGCAGGCACCCAGCTTCGACTCCAATGTGTATCGAAGGCTCAATGGACACTTCCATCGAGTCCTCTGCCTCAGATGCCCCAATGAGCGCATGCATTCACTGATGACAACCGAGGCCGAGCGGGTCAACCGGATCCGCAGGACGTCCTTCAGGTTCACCTCCGAGAGGTCTCGACTCTCGGTCGAGCAGCACGATCATCTTCTCCACCTCATCCGCATCGGCGCGGACTCGGGCGAGATCGAGTTGTACGCGAGGAACCACAAGCTGGATTCGATGCGCGAAGCGCTTCTGACCGACGACGTCTAG
- a CDS encoding FAD-dependent monooxygenase, whose amino-acid sequence MKFHHHGYVSEDPRVTQPAGVGINRSPELPDEMDVLIIGAGPAGMLAAAQLSVFPDIRAHIVERRPSRLELGHADGIQARTVETFQAFGFKNEIVDEAYRITETAFWKPDPENPDHIVRTAITEDDPYGISEFEHIIVNQARVLDYFREFMARQPSRMGVNFGYEFVGLTIDDSEYPVEVELMATAGPDQGETRRVRAKYVLGADGARSKVRSAIGATHQGKISYHAWGVADVIAKTDFPDIRLKSIINSSKGNILHIPREGGYLFRTYVDLGEVPEDDNHEIRKTPLEEIVRRGNEIMAPYSFEVEDVAWWSVYEVGHRVTDRFDDVAEPSDEATPHVFIAGDACHTHSAKAGQGMNVSMQDGFNLSWKLAQVLRGYSSERLLRTYTQERQKIAQDLIDFDLEWSGRMAGRGDGESIEEFYVRTAEFPAGFMTQYEPSLLISDEAKQELATGYPLGKRFKSARAVRRADANDHHIGHQHRADGRWRIYVFADAAHPAEHSTVDNFAQWLENDPSSPVVRHTKPGDDRDSVFDVKVIYQQPHREFNVTDAPAAFRPECGPHRVEDWNLVYGTIPGEDIFDLRGISRDGAVIIVRPDMYVAHIAGLEDTDSIARFFEPIFDLSQSADAQPRTRELDHVG is encoded by the coding sequence ATGAAATTCCACCACCACGGCTATGTCTCAGAAGACCCCCGTGTCACCCAGCCCGCCGGTGTCGGCATCAACCGCAGCCCCGAGCTGCCAGACGAGATGGATGTGCTCATCATCGGAGCAGGGCCCGCAGGCATGCTGGCCGCCGCCCAGCTCTCCGTCTTCCCCGACATCCGCGCCCACATCGTCGAGCGGCGTCCGAGCCGCCTCGAGCTCGGCCACGCGGACGGCATCCAGGCCCGCACGGTCGAGACGTTCCAGGCCTTCGGCTTCAAGAACGAGATCGTCGACGAGGCGTACCGGATCACGGAGACGGCCTTCTGGAAGCCGGACCCCGAGAACCCGGACCACATCGTCCGCACCGCGATCACGGAGGATGATCCGTACGGAATCTCCGAGTTCGAGCACATCATCGTCAACCAGGCCCGGGTCCTCGACTACTTCCGCGAGTTCATGGCACGCCAGCCCTCCCGCATGGGAGTGAATTTCGGGTATGAGTTCGTCGGCCTGACGATCGACGACTCCGAGTACCCGGTCGAGGTCGAACTCATGGCGACGGCCGGCCCGGACCAGGGCGAGACCCGCAGGGTCCGAGCCAAGTACGTCCTCGGCGCCGATGGGGCCCGCTCGAAGGTCCGCAGCGCGATCGGGGCCACCCACCAGGGCAAGATCTCCTACCATGCGTGGGGCGTCGCCGACGTCATCGCAAAAACCGACTTCCCCGACATTCGCCTCAAGTCGATCATCAACTCCTCGAAGGGCAACATCCTCCACATCCCCCGCGAGGGCGGCTACCTGTTCCGCACGTACGTCGACCTGGGCGAGGTGCCCGAAGACGACAACCACGAGATCCGCAAGACCCCGCTCGAGGAGATCGTGCGGCGCGGTAACGAGATCATGGCCCCCTACTCGTTCGAGGTGGAGGACGTCGCCTGGTGGTCCGTCTACGAGGTCGGCCACCGCGTCACGGACCGGTTCGACGATGTGGCCGAGCCGAGTGACGAGGCGACCCCGCACGTCTTCATCGCCGGCGACGCCTGCCATACGCACTCGGCGAAGGCCGGCCAGGGCATGAACGTGTCCATGCAGGACGGGTTCAACCTCAGTTGGAAGCTCGCCCAGGTGCTGCGCGGCTACTCCTCGGAGCGGCTGCTGCGCACCTACACGCAGGAGCGCCAGAAGATCGCCCAGGACCTCATCGACTTCGACCTCGAATGGTCGGGCCGCATGGCGGGCCGCGGGGACGGCGAGTCGATCGAGGAGTTCTACGTGCGCACGGCTGAGTTTCCGGCCGGCTTCATGACCCAGTACGAGCCGAGCCTCCTCATCTCCGATGAGGCGAAGCAGGAGCTCGCAACCGGGTACCCGCTCGGCAAGCGCTTCAAGTCCGCCCGTGCGGTGCGCCGGGCAGATGCGAACGACCACCACATCGGCCACCAGCATCGCGCCGACGGCCGGTGGCGGATCTACGTCTTCGCGGACGCCGCCCACCCGGCCGAGCACTCGACGGTCGACAATTTCGCGCAGTGGCTGGAGAACGATCCGTCCTCACCGGTCGTCCGCCACACGAAGCCGGGCGATGATCGGGATTCGGTTTTCGACGTCAAGGTCATTTACCAGCAGCCGCACCGCGAGTTCAATGTGACGGATGCTCCGGCGGCGTTCCGCCCCGAGTGCGGACCGCACAGGGTGGAGGACTGGAACCTCGTGTACGGCACGATCCCCGGCGAGGACATCTTTGACCTGCGCGGGATCTCCCGTGACGGCGCCGTCATCATCGTCCGCCCCGATATGTATGTCGCCCACATCGCCGGCCTCGAGGACACCGACTCGATCGCCCGGTTCTTCGAGCCCATCTTCGACCTCAGTCAGAGCGCGGACGCGCAGCCTCGTACGAGGGAGCTCGACCATGTTGGCTAG